The following are encoded in a window of Oncorhynchus mykiss isolate Arlee chromosome 31, USDA_OmykA_1.1, whole genome shotgun sequence genomic DNA:
- the itk gene encoding tyrosine-protein kinase ITK/TSK translates to MLPTVILKGTLIKKSQQKRRTSPCNYKERLFVLDTQDLTYSEQRPGKKPTQKGCIELSRIKCVEIVCSEAPIPCSNKYPFQVVHDNCYLYIFAPDNDCRQRWVRALKEETKCNALLLKYHPNFWTDGRWRCCYQTEKMAMGCQEYDPVGYGTASKKPLPPTPDTQRRLSDPGQSVVVALQNYSPHGDTELPLHKDQEYILTDSSHHDWWTVQDHRGNTGFVPCTYIAEKSCNNFNRFEWYNKDITRGRAEELLMTEGKEGAFMVRDSRHAGVYTVSVFTKAPGSNGQKNPRVKHYQIRQSEAEETSKFYLAEKYLFMTIPELIQYHQHNAAGLITRLRHPISQGRESFQSPAELSKGQWEVDPAELILGEEVGSGQFGLVLQGRWRERRVAVKMVREGAMSEEDFKEEARVMTMLSHCKLVQLYGVCTQHSPMCLVFELMEQGCLSDYLRARRGRMSQDTLLGMCLDVSEGMAYLESNNFIHRDLAARNCLVSCNNVVKVSDFGMTRFVLDDQYTSSQGSKFPIKWSSPEVIKYCKFSSKSDVWSFGVFMWEVYTEGRLPYENRSNGEVVEALNAGLRLLKPRQAPEAVHLLMEWCWKEKPEDRPSFALLLHELASLSDL, encoded by the exons ATGCTCCCCACAGTAATCTTGAAGGGGACTCTCATCAAGAAATCTCAGCAGAAGCGAAGGACGTCGCCCTGTAATTACAAGGAAAGGTTATTTGTCTTGGACACCCAGGACCTGACCTATTCTGAACAGCGCCCTGGG AAAAAGCCCACCCAGAAAGGCTGCATTGAGCTCTCCAGGATCAAGTGTGTAGAGATAGTGTGCAGTGAAGCCCCAATCCCCTGCAGCAACAAGTACCCCTTCCAG GTTGTCCACGACAACTGCTACCTGTACATCTTCGCCCCGGACAACGACTGTCGTCAGAGATGGGTCCGGGCTCTGAAGGAGG AGACCAAGTGCAACGCATTACTTCTGAAGTATCACCCCAACTTCTGGACGGATGGGAGGTGGAGGTGCTGTTACCAGACAGAGAAGATGGCTATGGGGTGTCAGGAGTACGACCCTGTGGGATACGGTACAG CTTCCAAGAagcctctccctccaaccccggACACACAG CGGCGGCTCTCCGACCCGGGCCAGAGTGTGGTGGTTGCGCTACAGAACTACAGTCCCCATGGAGACACAGAGCTGCCCCTTCACAAAGACCAGGAGTACATCCTGACTGACAGCTCCCACCATGATTGGTGGACTGTACAGGACCACAGAGG AAACACAGGTTTTGTACCTTGCACTTATATAGCGGAAAAATCCTGCAACAACTTCAACAGATTTGA ATGGTACAACAAAGACATAACGAGAGGAAGAGCTGAGGAACTGCTGATGACAGAG GGTAAGGAAGGAGCCTTTATGGTGCGAGACTCCAGGCATGCAGGCGTCTACACTGTTTCCGTCTTCACTAAAGCCCCAGG ATCCAACGGGCAGAAGAACCCGCGGGTGAAGCACTACCAGATCAGACAGTCAGAGGCAGAGGAGACGTCCAAGTTTTACCTGGCAGAGAAATACCTGTTCATGACCATTCCTGAGCTCATCCAGTACCACCAACACAACGCTGCAG GTCTAATCACTCGACTGAGGCATCCCATCTCTCAGGGTAGAGAGAGCTTTCAGAGCCCTGCAGAACTCTCAAAAG GTCAGTGGGAGGTAGACCCGGCAGAGCTGATTCTGGGTGAGGAAGTGGGCAGCGGTCAGTTTGGCCTGGTACTCCAGGGGCGGTGGAGGGAGCGCAGGGTAGCTGTGAAGATGGTCCGGGAGGGAGCCATGTCTGAGGAGGACTTTAAAGAGGAGGCCAGGGTCATGAC gATGCTGTCCCACTGTAAGCTGGTACAGCTGTATGGTGTGTGTACCCAGCATTCTCCCATGTGTCTGGTGTTTGAGTTGATGGAGCAGGGCTGCCTGTCAGACTACCTCCGAGCCAGGAGGGGGCGTATGTCCCAGGACACCCTACTGGGGATGTGTCTGGACGTCAGTGAAGGGATGGCATACCTGGAGAGCAACAACTTCATCCACAGAGACCTG GCAGCCAGAAACTGTCTGGTCTCCTGTAACAACGTGGTGAAGGTGTCTGATTTTGGAATGACCAG GTTTGTTCTAGATGACCAGTACACCAGCTCTCAGGGCTCTAAGTTCCCCATCAAGTGGTCTTCTCCTGAAGTCATCAAGTACTGCAAGTTCAGCAGCAAGTCTGACGTCTGGTCCTTTG gtgTGTTTATGTGGGAGGTGTATACTGAGGGGCGTCTGCCATATGAGAACCGGTCTAATGGTGAGGTGGTGGAGGCCCTGAATGCAGGCCTGAGGCTGCTGAAACCCAGACAGGCCCCAGAGGctgtgcatctcctcatggagtgGTGCTGGAAGGAG AAACCAGAGGACCGTCCATCCTTTGCTCTCCTGCTGCAcgagctggcctctctctcagATCTCTGA
- the LOC110504636 gene encoding mediator of RNA polymerase II transcription subunit 7, which produces MGEPQQVSALPPPPMQYIKEYTDENIRKGLIPKPPPPIRDTYMMFGNQFQCDDLIIRPLESQGIERLHPMQFHHKRELKKLNMSILVNFLDLLDILIKSPGSIKREEKLEDLKLLFVHMHHLINEYRPHQARETLRVMMEVQKRQRLETAERFQKHLERVVEMIQGCLASLPHDLPQIEGLSGAGDVARGVGIGGTLGLDARLKTEPMDVEEAGTSCMAVGPQQDKSMGGAAKKDRVLDKDAAMCSIIDEIA; this is translated from the coding sequence ATGGGTGAACCACAGCAGGTGAGtgccctgcctccccctcctATGCAGTACATCAAGGAGTACACTGACGAGAACATCCGCAAGGGGCTCATCCCCAAACCCCCTCCCCCAATCCGAGACACCTACATGATGTTCGGCAACCAGTTCCAGTGTGACGACCTGATCATCCGACCGCTGGAGAGCCAGGGCATCGAGCGGCTCCACCCCATGCAGTTTCACCACAAACGGGAGCTCAAGAAGCTCAACATGTCCATCCTGGTGAATTTCCTAGATCTCCTGGACATCCTGATCAAGAGCCCTGGcagtataaagagagaggagaagctaGAGGACCTGAAGTTGCTGTTTGTCCACATGCACCATCTGATCAATGAGTACCGTCCGCACCAGGCCAGAGAGACCCTGAGGGTGATGATGGAAGTGCAGAAGAGACAGCGACTGGAGACTGCAGAGAGGTTCCAGAAACATCTGGAGAGGGTGGTGGAGATGATCCAGGGGTGCCTGGCCTCCCTGCCCCATGACCTACCCCAGATTGAGGGCTTGAGTGGGGCAGGGGATGTGGCGAGGGGTGTTGGGATTGGCGGGACTTTGGGGTTGGACGCCAGGCTAAAGACTGAGCCCATGGACGTGGAGGAGGCTGGGACTAGCTGTATGGCTGTTGGGCCACAACAGGACAAAAGCATGGGTGGTGCTGCTAAGAAAGACAGAGTATTGGACAAGGATGCTGCCATGTGTAGTATTATCGACGAGATCGCCTGA